A DNA window from bacterium contains the following coding sequences:
- a CDS encoding ketoacyl-ACP synthase III, translated as MNTRTVIAGTGSYLPEKVLTNFDLEKMIDTSADWIISRTGIRERHLASPEEATSDLATKAARAALEMAGVDPAELDLIIVATLTPDHYFPSTAGFVQRNLGAAKAAAFDLEAACTGFIYALTVGDLFIKTGTYQKVLVIGAEVLSKFLDWEDRDTCILFGDGAGAAVLVPGEDSERGIISTHLHSDGSMAELLYVPAGVSRMPISKEAIDQKLNTLKMRGHEVFKVAVTRLSEVVDEVMEANGLGEEDIDFLVPHQANLRIIQATARKLKLPMEKVIVTVDIHGNTSAASVPLALDAAVRSKRIKKGDMVLLEAFGGGLTWGAVLVRW; from the coding sequence ATGAATACCAGAACGGTTATTGCGGGAACAGGGTCATACCTTCCGGAGAAGGTTCTGACCAACTTCGACCTGGAGAAAATGATCGATACCTCTGCTGACTGGATCATTTCCAGGACAGGTATCCGCGAAAGGCATTTGGCGTCGCCCGAAGAAGCTACCTCCGACCTGGCCACCAAGGCGGCACGAGCTGCCCTGGAGATGGCGGGAGTGGACCCGGCGGAACTGGACCTGATAATCGTGGCGACCCTGACCCCTGATCATTATTTCCCTTCAACTGCGGGTTTTGTCCAGCGGAACCTGGGAGCTGCCAAGGCGGCAGCTTTTGATCTGGAGGCGGCCTGTACCGGATTCATCTATGCTCTGACAGTAGGGGATCTTTTCATTAAGACCGGTACCTACCAGAAGGTGCTTGTAATAGGAGCGGAGGTGCTCAGCAAGTTTCTGGATTGGGAGGACAGGGACACCTGCATACTTTTCGGCGACGGCGCCGGAGCGGCAGTGCTCGTACCGGGGGAGGATTCGGAAAGGGGCATCATTTCGACCCATCTCCATAGCGATGGAAGCATGGCAGAGCTCCTTTACGTGCCGGCCGGTGTGTCAAGGATGCCCATCTCCAAGGAAGCCATTGATCAGAAGCTCAACACGCTCAAGATGCGCGGTCACGAGGTTTTCAAGGTGGCTGTTACCCGACTGAGCGAGGTTGTTGACGAGGTTATGGAAGCAAATGGCCTCGGTGAGGAGGACATTGATTTCCTGGTTCCCCACCAGGCCAACCTGAGGATAATCCAGGCCACCGCCAGGAAGCTTAAATTACCCATGGAGAAGGTCATCGTCACCGTTGACATACATGGCAACACTTCAGCCGCATCGGTACCGTTGGCCCTCGACGCAGCGGTACGAAGCAAACGGATCAAAAAAGGCGACATGGTACTTCTTGAGGCTTTTGGCGGCGGACTCACATGGGGGGCCGTTCTGGTCCGCTGGTAA
- the rpmF gene encoding 50S ribosomal protein L32, with amino-acid sequence MPVPKQKMAKSRTRRRRSHDALPSPATSVCSKCGEAKMPHRVCNHCGFYRDRKVMEIKEV; translated from the coding sequence ATGCCAGTCCCAAAGCAAAAAATGGCAAAATCCCGCACGAGACGAAGGCGGTCTCACGATGCCCTGCCATCACCTGCTACGAGCGTGTGTTCAAAGTGCGGGGAGGCCAAGATGCCCCACAGGGTCTGCAACCACTGTGGATTCTACCGTGACCGGAAGGTTATGGAGATCAAAGAGGTCTGA
- a CDS encoding DUF177 domain-containing protein, producing the protein MLIHLEDILQEEMEIELELDSDDPAVQEMNILGPVKGSLQIKKIGQEVFVRGNVGGKVQLTCARCLKDFIAEIHEKVDIELRPVLDLDRTAHEKELGSDDLDVAFFRGDTLDIGHLAAEQISLSLPMKPLCQDDCRGICPECGTDKTLGTCGCEPETDPRWSALKDLKFQIDHKK; encoded by the coding sequence ATGCTGATACATCTTGAGGATATACTCCAGGAGGAAATGGAAATTGAGCTTGAACTGGATTCCGATGATCCGGCAGTCCAGGAAATGAATATCCTGGGACCGGTTAAAGGTTCCCTTCAGATAAAGAAAATAGGACAAGAGGTTTTTGTTCGCGGAAATGTCGGTGGTAAAGTACAGTTAACGTGTGCCCGCTGCCTGAAGGATTTTATTGCCGAGATCCATGAAAAGGTTGATATTGAACTCAGGCCTGTTCTGGATCTGGATAGAACTGCCCATGAAAAAGAACTGGGTTCGGACGATCTTGATGTTGCGTTCTTTCGCGGTGATACCCTGGATATAGGTCACCTTGCCGCGGAGCAGATCTCCCTCAGCCTTCCGATGAAACCGCTGTGCCAGGACGACTGCCGCGGGATCTGTCCTGAATGCGGAACGGATAAGACATTGGGAACCTGTGGATGCGAGCCGGAAACCGATCCGCGGTGGAGCGCCCTCAAAGATCTTAAATTTCAGATTGACCATAAGAAATGA